Below is a window of Desmonostoc muscorum LEGE 12446 DNA.
TTTTTTTTACCTGTTCACGCACTTGTCCATGTAAGACACTCATCAGTTCCTCAAATACCCCGGCTGCTCGCCACTGTTTGTAGTGCCAATATACAGTGGAATAAGGGGGGAGGTCTTTAGGTAAGTCTTGCCAATTGCATCCATTTTTTAGTTGATAGAGAATTCCATTGAAGATATCTCGCTTTGGCCAGTTGGTCGGTCGAGTCTGCTTCTTAGTCGGTAATATCTCTTGCAATAAGGGTTCAAAAATTTCCCATTCTGCATCAGTGAGGTTGCTGGAATACGCCATTAGTATTGGATTTTAGATGCTGAGGAGTACCTTAATTCAAAACCTCACAAGATGTCAAATGGGTTCTATACAACATTCAGATATAGGTGCGTTGTCAAGCAGTGCAACGCACCTTAAATTGTTGACTGTGCGTTAGCGTACTCCATTTACGTTTGTTATAGCGGTTCCCATTCAGATGCGGTACAACATCATATCGCAAGGTGTAGGGGCACGGCAGTGCCCATTGGTGTCAACTTAACGTGAAACCCTTGTCAATACTTGATATTGAGTTCATTCACTTACCGTTACTCACCGCGTCACCCCACCCCAGTTTTGTCTAAAGCCAAAACCGCCCCTCCCCAAGGCATCGGCTACGGTGTATACACAAGTGCTATCTGTAAGGGTTTCAAGCTTTCTAGACCTAATAAATTGTGATTATGAGTCTTCAATAAAGGGCACAGCAGTGCTGTGCCCCTACGAAAGATGTGGTTTTTGAATTATCGATGTTTGGTATTTCCTGTGAATGCCTAATACGATTTCACGAAAACCTAGATACAGATAGATTTCTCGTAGGGGCACGGCACTGCCGTGCCCTTACCACAGATGTGTATACACGGTAGCCTTAGTAAGGGGAGGGGTAAAGCGTATGTGGGACAACCGTTTGAGCTTAAGTTGACACCTATCGGCACTGCCGTGCCCTTACAGGTCTACCTCACTTGAAATATTAGCACCGACTTACTTACATAGAAATAATAACTCTTAAATTGTTGAAGAATATTTTATATTTTAACTTAATTAAGTATAGATTTTATTTTCAATAAATACTCTAAAAAATACATCCCAAAAACATAGCAAAGCTATAATTAATAGAGTAGGATTTAAAATCAAAACATCCTATTAATTTAGGTTCATAATTGGAGGAATTAGATGATGTCAAATGTATTGACTGTTTCTCCTGAGGATATTCTTGACCACATTAAACTGTCTTGCCAAATTCCTAGTATATTGGAGGCGATCGCCAGTCGAAAAATTGTTGAAAATGAAGCTAAACAGGCAGGTATCGAAATTGGTTTAGAAGAACTACAAAATGCAGCAGATAACTTGCGTTTAGCCAATCAACTGTTAAAAGCAGAAGATACCTGGGCGTGGTTAGAAAAACATTATCTTTCCCTCGACGACTTGGAAAAAATAGTCGAAACTACTCTACTATCTACCAAATTAGCAAATCATTTATTTGCAAATAAAGTAGAACAATTTTTTTATGCACACCAACTTGATTATGTTGGAGCAGTAACTTATGAAGTTGTTTTGGATGACGAAGATTTAGCACTAGAATTGTTTTATGCTCTGCAAGAAGGCGAAATTAGTTTCCAAGAAATTGCCCGCCAATACATTCAAAATATTGAAATCCGACGTGCTGGAGGTTATCAAGGAATACGACTCCGCAGGGATTTTAGACCAGAAATTGCAGCAGCAGTATTTGCTGCTAATCCTCCACAAATTCTCAAGCCAATCACTACTCCCAAAGGAGTACATATAATTGTAGTTGAGGAAATTATCAAACCTCAATTGGACGAACAGCGACGGCTGCAAATCATAGGAGAATTATTTGCTAATTGGTTAAAAACACAAATCCCCCCTATAGAAATAGGGTCAAACCTAACCAAAGTTGTCAATTCTGAAACATCTAAAGATATAGTAATGGAGGTTTAAGATATCAAAATCATTGTAGAGACGTTGCAATGCAACGTCTCTACATCTGGCTAATTAATTTTGAATTTTGAATTCTGATTTTTAAGAATTAGTTTGAACCGTGTTGATCGCTATTCTGTTGAAACCAGGTTGATTCTAGTTGTAAAAATCCTACATTTTGATTATCAGTTTGATAAAGGTTTATTTTGTGAAATAGGCAATTTTTTTTCATTAATCGAATGTAGGTGCGGGACGGTATATATTCAAGGGGATTATAGCCACTAAAACGCAGCATTAAAACACAAGCCCAAGAATATTTACCATCTTTCACAGCTTTGATGATTTCTTCTAATTCTTCATGATTAAAATTTATTTTTTTATTGAACGCTTCATTAGACTCGAAAAATTCTTGACTCATATAATTTCCTCGTGAGTAAAAATTAGCGTTGCTGAGTAATTGAACTGTAGACTGGGGATTCAGAACTAACCATTTTTGGATTTTAGATTTTAACTAGGGGATTAAAAATTCAAAATTCTTTATTCAAGTTGCTGCATAAAGAGCGGTAAGGCATAAGAGATAGGTATGAGTTCAATCCAAAATTTAAAATCTAAAATCCAAAATTGTCAGAGATTCAAGGAAATATATATATCTTCAGAATTTGCATTGAGGTAGGGATGCTGTAATTCAACTTTATGTAAAGAAAAATGTTGCAGAACTGCTGTTATCCGCTTTGCTGGTGTATCATTTCCTTGAAGCCAACTCTCAAGTAAACCATTCGCAATAATTTGGCAACGGTGTGTACCAAAGCTTTCATGATCGCTAAATTTATCGTCTGGTTCTTCAGCGATCGCTAACCCTGGTGCAATTAACTTGGTAAACAAAGGCACTTCTTCCTGAAAATAAGATTGATGTTCTAGATAAACCCTTTCTAACACTGGGTGAACAGCTTCGTATTTGTTTTTGTCAAAATAAAGTACTGCTGAATCGCAACGTCCATAATCTGAAGGATTGTAGAGTGCTTTAAATGAGAAAGGAACATCTATAGAGTTAAGTTGGGTAGTCAAAGCATCCATAACTGCAACTGCACCTTCTGCGGTTAAGTTGAAATAAACGCGCACAATATTTTTATTTTGATGAGAAGCTGCATTACCAATTGCCATATAAAATCCATTTTGTACTAGATTCTTAGGCATTCTAATTGCAACTGAGTTACCAACAGTGACATTTCGCTCAGCTGGTTGCAGATGAATATTGCGCTGTATATGTAGTTTCAAAGCATTCTTATACACCATCAAAACGTCATTGCTTTCTTCTTTAATTACAAGCCAATCATTGCTGAGGTAGCCTTCACCCCTGTTGCTTTCATGCAAGCGTTCATAAAAAGCTACATCTACACCCAAAAGAGTGTTATTTTCTAGATTTTGGTTAAGTGCCAAATTTGTTGTGTCTGCATCAGGAGCAAGAGCAGATTTCAAAGAACCGTTGTAATAGATACCGTAGAGAAAACTACGCAATTGCAGACTTAAAAACTTGTTCTGGAGATCCAAAGGTAATTGCTGAAAACCAGGAATTGCTGACTCTGGTAATTCCATTGGTTTGTAGTCTGGGTGCTGAATGCGATAATGAGACTGGATTTCAACTTTATGAATGATGTCCTGTAATGATGTCTGCAATGGCTCTGGAACTTCTGATAGTTGAGTTTCTAGCGAATCTAATAGTTGCATAATGGCTGCTGTGTAAATAAAAGAGGAGTAGAGGGGAGATGGGGATGTAGCGGAATTTCAAGTTAGAGATTTTCGAGAAAACGAACCACAGAGGCACAGAGGACACGGAGAGATGAACAAGAGACAAAGAGTGTTTCTTTCAATCCAAAAGATGTTCGTTCCTCTCTACGAGATGCTGTGCGTAGCTTGCGCTATCGGCAATCTAAAATCCAAAATTGATTGACTTGCTTTTATACACGAGATAAGTTTGTTGGATACAGATCTGATGCTTGCACACCAAAAATCGTTCGTATAGATGCTTCTGGGCGACACAATAAACTCTTGGCAACCTGGAGCATACATATACCTGAATTACCAAATCTCTTTTCATACTGAAGTATCGCCTGAATAGATCTAATCAAAGCTAAACCAGAAAATTGGATAACTCGTCGTAAGAAATCAGGACGATGTTCTAGTACTTGAGGGAATTCAGCTAAATAACTAGCCACTAACGCCGCCATCGACGGCTGGAGAAGTTGCAGAGGAGTTGTAGCTAGACGTAATGACTCTTCGATCGCTATATCTTTACCAACGACAATACTATACAACCACATTTGCAGATAGCTGGCTAGCAAATTTCCTAAATCATTTGCTGGATCTCCCCAATCGCAACGTTCCCAGTCAATCAACCGAATCACACTCTCACCTGAGAATGATTGCTGAAAAATAGCTTGTTCCCAATCGAGAGAAATCAGGATATTATTCAGCTTGAGATCGTTATGAGTCAGACAATAAGCACTGAAACTACTAGCCAAATCAGCGATCGCTTGTCCTAAGCTATCGTAACGTTGATAAAGGGCGAAAAATTTCAATCCATCGCCAGGAACTCTACCATAAATTTCTGGTGTAATTCTATCTAGTCCTTGATATAGGTTTGGAGGTTCTTGATTTGATACATTCTCGCCATTTTGAAAAAATTCTCGATATTCTGGACGGCTAATACTTACACGATGAATCGATGCCAAAATACTGCCAACTATCTTTGCAATCTCAGTGGGAAAAAAATTCTCCTTGATGTAGAAATCTGCCAAATCTCGATAGTTACTCAGATAATTAAAAACAATGATGGAATTTTCGGCATCAAAATGCAGTACTTCCGAACAATAGGAACGAATGTGATTAATTTCTGAGAATCTGTGAAAAAAATTATGAATTCTCCATTCGTCAAAAAACTCACCAGCAGTTTTTCCTTCTCGATTGTGACGCTCTTGTTTAACTAAAAGTTGCTGACCTTCTGGTAAGGTGATTAATAAGTTAAAGTTTTTGGCAGGCTTTAGCTCAATTTTACTTAATGATTTTTCTTCTTGAGTACACAATCCCAGAGGAATTAGGTAGTCAAAGACATTTTGAGAACTTAATAAAAATGGCATAGTGTCAGATATTTCCTTGCAAAATTAAAAGTTGCTGTTACTCAATCAAGAAGCTGGAAAATCAATATTCTGCTAAACAGAATATTCGTGGTTAATTGAGCATTTTATTGATTGGCGATCGTAGTTGAATTAAGCTCAAATATACGCTCAATAAAAATTCTTTGATTATTCTGAAAAACACATAAAAACAATTGCAATTTAGACATATAACTCCTATTTATTGCGTGGAAAAACTCGCCCTCAAATCGTTTAAAATACTGATTCCTAACTGATATGAAGACACGAGCAATCGCCTCTCTAATCTCTGCCTACATCAGACAAGAGTTCTATTGCTTGCTGTATGATGTAGCTATAAAGGCAATCTGACCAATAGCATAGATATTGACATATGCTTCAAGTAGTTTTGTTAAAATTGACATGTCACTGAATTGAGAAGAGTCACCACCAAAAATGGAATCAACATCGCTTAAATCACTGAGAAAGCTTTCCTCTCCTTGGAATAATTCAGAGCCAGAAACATATAGTTCAGAAAGAGTGATATTTGCCATGACTTATTCCTTAAATACTTATTATAATTAAGCTCTTCTTCAATCCATCTGGTTAGCTCTTGGGGATTATTGGTAATCAAGAAATCTCATATATTGAATAGAGATTACTTTCTACCTTTCATCCCCAAAGAGCTATTTAGCTTTGTAATTAACTACAAAACTATTACTATTACCCGTTACTGTGGCTGAATGACTTGGCTATAAAGGCAATATGACCAATAGCATAGGTATCAACATATGCTTCAGCGAGTTTTGTCAAACTTGACATGTCACTAAAATTAGAAGAGTTACCACCAGAAATCGAATCAACATCGCTTAAATCATTGAGAAAGCTTTCGGCTCCTTCAAACAATTCAGAGCCAGAAACATATAGTTCAGAAAGAGTAATATTTGCCATGACTTATTCCTCAAATACTTCTTTTAATTAAGCTGTCGTTGAATTCATCTGGTTGGCTCTTGGGAATTATTGGTAATCAAGAAACCTCATGCATTGAATAGAGATCACTTTCTACTTTTCATCCCCAAAGAGTCATTTAGCTTTGCAATTAACTACAAAACTATTACTAATACCCGTTACTGTGGCTGTATGACTTGGCTACAAAGGTGATATGACCAATAGCATAGGTATCAACATATGCTTCAGCCAGTTTTGTCAAACTTGACAAGTCACTAAAATGAGAAGAGTCACCACCAGAAATCGAATCAACATCGCTTAAATCATTGAGAAAGCTTTCGGTTCCTTCAAACAATTCAGAGCCAGAAACATATAGTTCAGAAAGAGTAATATTTGCCATGACTTATTCCTCAAGCAATTGTTCTAATTAAGCTGTAGTTGAATTTATTTGCTTGGCTCTTGGGGATTATTGATAATCAAGAAACCTCATACATTCAATAGAGATAATTTGCTATTTTTTGTCCCCAAAGAGCCATTTAGCTTTGTACTTAACTACTCAAATATTAGTAGTACGTACCGTTGCTGTAGGACTTAGCTACAAAGGTGATATGACCGATAGCATAGGTATCAACGTATGCTTCAGCTAGTTTTGTCAATGTTGAAATGTCACTAAAACCAACATAGTTACCACCAGAGATGGAATCAACATCGCTTAAATCATTGAGAAAGCTTTCGGTTCCCTGAAACAATTCAGAACCAGAAATGTATAGTTCAGAAAGAGTGATATTTGCCATGATTTATTCCTCAAATTCTTGTTCTAGTTAAGCTGTAGTTGAATTTATTTGGTTGGCTCTTGGGGATTATTAGTAGTCAAGAAACCTCATGTTTCAAATAGAGATGACTTTCTAGTTTTCATCCCTTAAGAGCCATTTAGCTTTGTAATTAACTACAAAACTATTAGTAGTATGTACCGTTGCTATAGGACTTGGCTACAAAGGTGATATGACCGATAGCATAGGTATCAACGTATGCTTCAGCCAGTTTTGTTAATGTTGAAATGTCACTAAAACCACTATAGTTACCACCAGAGATGGAATCAGCATCGTTTAAATCATTGAGAAAGCTTTCGGTTCCCTGAAACAATTCAGAACCAGAAATGTATAGTTCAGAAAGAGTGATATTTGCCATGATTTATTCCTCAAATCCTTGTTGTAATTAAGCTGTAATTGAATTTATTCGGTTGGCTCTTGGGGATTGTTGGTAATCGAGAAATCTCATATTTAAAATAGAGATAACTTTCTACTTTTGATACCCAAAGAGCCATTTAGCTTTGTAATTAACTACAAAACTATTAGTACCATCCGCCTTTGCTGTATGACTTGGCTACATAGGTAACATGACCAATAGCATAGGTATCAACGTATGCTTCAGCCAGTTTTGTTAATGTTGAAATGTCACTAAAACCACTATAGTTACCACCAGAGATGGAATCAGCATCGTTTAAATCATTGAGAAAGCTTTCGGCTCCCTCAAATAATTCAGAGCCAGAAACATATAGTTCAGAAAGAGTGATATTTGCCATTTTTTCCTCTTAGAAAACTTGCTTTCAATCAGATTAATTTAACAGGTGATTAAGCTCTGCTTTGCTTACCTGTTACTGCAATTTTTATTTAGGAAATTAGTAAAGTCAAGCTTATGAAGCTGTTTAGAAAGACAGATGTCAATGAGTTGAGTCTTTATTGAATTTTATTTTTAAGCAAGAAATATATACTCAACTGGTTTGATTTTTGAACTTATTTGCATGGTGTGCGAAGCACGATATAGCGGTTCCCATTCATATGCGGTACAAGATTATATCGCAAGGTGTAGGGGCACGGCAGTGCCGCGCCCTTACGGGTGTACGTCACGTAAACGAGAACCGCTATAGGCAGGGAGTAGGGAATAGGGAATCAGCCTTTTCTAGTTGCACGGAGTTTTTTCACGCAATCATATAGGAGTCTTAGATGATGGTGAGAACTTTACTGGAGTTACTAGAAAATTGTTGTTTATACCATTTTTCTGTGAAGCTGCATATATTTACCCCCCGACTAACGCCGTTCCCCCTTAGCAAGGAGGGACTACAGGCAGGGCTGTGTTAAAACTTTTCATAAAAAAGTGCGTTCTAATATTAGTCACAATTAGAACGCACGAAAATATAGAAAAAACTTCAATCACAAAACTGTGGTCACTAATAAATTAGCACATTGGCTCTTATACCAACCTTTGAAATACTTTATCTAGCCCTAATCTAAAGCTATCCAAAAGTGAATTTACTTGTTGTAGCGAGTTTCCTGGTGATGATATCTCAGGATTCGCTGGACTCGATGAATTATTTGTGTCAAATGTGTTGGGGAACTCTCTGTCAAACCCAGTATATCCTACACCACCCTCTACTTTTTTCATTTCTCCAACAGTGATTTCATTGAGAAACTGCTTGTTCGTACTGGGATGCAAATCGTAAATTTTTATTCTAACCATTGACTCAACTCCAAAAATACTTAATGGCAAGTAACACAGTTGTGGATAATTTTGATCTTTAATTTCAAAATTATTCTCTGATATTATTTTGCTCTTAAATTAGGAAAATTCAATAATTTCAGGTTAATTTTATAGACATAAGTAAAGAAATTGTGTCTGATAAAGTAATGAATTGAACTAAATTTATTTGATTTTTTTGTTCCTTCCATAATGTGTAGGGACACGATGAATCGCGTCCCTATTATCGTTTGACTAAAACTTGTTATCTACCTATAGACTCAGCTTTTTTCTTTTCCAGCTTCCCCTGCTTTTGGTAACTTTCGATGGGTGAAGTATAAATGGCGATCCAATAAGGTTCGGTTAAGGTTTTTTGATGAAAATTCTAGATCCAAAGACGCGATAAATCGCCGTCTCTACAAGGATCAATCTTTCGTCTTGACGGCGATTTATGCCGTCTGGTGGCTTAACCGAACCGTATTGAATGACGATCGCATCCATCATCCCATCTACCCAACTAATTCTTCGCCTGTGGTTGTGAGGGAATTGTCACATCTATTGGCGTTACTTGTGCAGCTAATTGCGTCAACGGCGGTTGAATGGCGGTTTGATTCCCCACAACTAGAGTCACAATATTTTCTGGCTTGAGGTATTTTTGTGCTACGCGCTGCACATCATCGGCTGTGGTGGCGGCGACGGCTTTTTGATAGCGAAACAGAAAATCAGCCGGATAGCCGTAATATTCGTATTGCATCAGCCGTGATAGAGTTTGAGCGGGGTCTTGAAAGTTGAAGACAAAGGAGTTGAGTGTAGATTCTTTGGCAAAAGCTAGTTCCTTTGGTGTCACTTTTTGAGCTTGGATGCGTTTAATTTCAGCTTGTAAGGCTTTGACAAACTGCACCGTAGCATCCGATCGCGTTTGTCCACCAGCAATGAACATTCCTGGATAATCGTAACGGGGACTCCAGATGCCATATACAGAATAAGCTAAACCTTGGCGCGATCGCAGTTCATTAAATAAACGTCCGCCAAATCCATTCAACACCTCATTCAACACATTCAGTGCTGGATAATCTGGACTGTTGAACTGTCCGCCTAAATGTCCAATCAGCACGCTGCTTTGTGTGAGTTGTGGCTGATTCACAAAAAACACTCCGCCTGTATTGGCTGGCGAAACCTCTGGTAATTGGGGTTTGGCAATTTTCGGGTTGGGTTTCCAGTCACCAAATTTAGCTTGAATGAGCGATCGCATTTTCTTCGGATCAAAATCCCCCACAATCCCCAAAATCATATTATTTGGGTGGAAGTATTGCTGATAAAACTTCAGCAAATCCTCACGGGAAACTCGATCCACCGTTGCATATTCTGTGGTGCGTCCATAGGCGCTATCTTTGCCATACAGCAACTTGCGAAATTCTCGATTAGCAATGCCATTTGGATCGTCATTGCGCCGTGCAATAGCACCCCTAGCTTGGGTTTTCGCCAAATCTAGCTTTTCTTGGGCAAATACAGGCGATCGCAACACCTCAGCAAACAACCCAAACACCGTTTCTAAATCCTCACTGAGGGCATCAAAGCCAGCACTACCAGCAGTTTCACTAATACCAGTTTCCACCGACGCCGCCCGTTGTTCCAATATCTCATTTAATTCATCAGCCGAGTGCTTCGTAGTTCCTCCAGTCCGCATTACCGCGCCTGTAAAACCAGCCAACCCGACTTTTTCCAACGGTTCCAAACGATTCCCAGTCCTTACCAACGCCGTACCCTTCACCAAAGGTAACTCGTGATCCTCCATCAAATAGACAACCAAGCCATTTTGCAGCACAAACCGCTCATACTTGGGAAACTTAACCTCAGGTAACGGTGGCAGCTGCAACTCAGTATAATGCTTCGCCTGTGCCGTCGCCGCCACAGAAAAATTAAAATTTAAAAGTAAAAAAGCAAAAACCACAACCAACCCATAAACAACTTTCTTCCCACTTGGGATTTTCAAAGCCATCTTCCTTTTACCCTTCCCCTTATACCTTTCCATATCTCTCTTCCTTTGCGCCCTTTGCGTCCTTTGCGGTTCGTTTCTCATCCTTGTTTCGACAACAGCTTCCCAATCGTGCGATTTTCCGGCGTAAACGTCGCCTTAGCTACCCGCTGAATATCACCAGGAGTTACCGCTGCAATTTCATCCAACTCCTTAAACAAATTCCGCCAAGAGCCAGTTTTCACCTCATATTCCAACAATTGCTGAGCCATTCCCGTATTAGAAGCTAAGCTGCGTAATAAATCCCCCCGCGCTTGAGTTTTCACTCGTTCCAACTCAACCGCCGCCACAGGTTCAGTTTTTAATTTCTCGATTTCTTCGCGTAAAGCGATCGCCAATTCATCAAGTGTATGACCAGGAGCAGTCAGAGCATAAAACAACATTAGGTTTGAGTATTTATCCCCAGGAAAACCACTGAAACCTTGAGCATTCAGCGCCAAACGCTGCTTTTCTACCAAAGATTTATACAGCCGTGACGTGCGTCCATCACTTAATAAACTGCCAATGATTTCATAGACTACATTATCTGGATGAGTAACTGACGGACGGTGATAGCCTTCCAAATACAACGGTTGAGCAGGTAATTCTAAAGTCACTTCCCGTGTTTGTTTTTGTTGCGGTTCCACGGGAATTTTTTGAGTAGCTTTAGCTTTAGCTTGATAACGTCCAAAATAAGTTTCTGCGAGTTTTTTCACCTGGGCGGGATTGACATCTCCGACAATGGCGATCGCTAAATTATTTGGT
It encodes the following:
- a CDS encoding M16 family metallopeptidase yields the protein MALKIPSGKKVVYGLVVVFAFLLLNFNFSVAATAQAKHYTELQLPPLPEVKFPKYERFVLQNGLVVYLMEDHELPLVKGTALVRTGNRLEPLEKVGLAGFTGAVMRTGGTTKHSADELNEILEQRAASVETGISETAGSAGFDALSEDLETVFGLFAEVLRSPVFAQEKLDLAKTQARGAIARRNDDPNGIANREFRKLLYGKDSAYGRTTEYATVDRVSREDLLKFYQQYFHPNNMILGIVGDFDPKKMRSLIQAKFGDWKPNPKIAKPQLPEVSPANTGGVFFVNQPQLTQSSVLIGHLGGQFNSPDYPALNVLNEVLNGFGGRLFNELRSRQGLAYSVYGIWSPRYDYPGMFIAGGQTRSDATVQFVKALQAEIKRIQAQKVTPKELAFAKESTLNSFVFNFQDPAQTLSRLMQYEYYGYPADFLFRYQKAVAATTADDVQRVAQKYLKPENIVTLVVGNQTAIQPPLTQLAAQVTPIDVTIPSQPQAKN
- a CDS encoding HetP family heterocyst commitment protein, which gives rise to MSQEFFESNEAFNKKINFNHEELEEIIKAVKDGKYSWACVLMLRFSGYNPLEYIPSRTYIRLMKKNCLFHKINLYQTDNQNVGFLQLESTWFQQNSDQHGSN
- a CDS encoding phosphotransferase, which produces MPFLLSSQNVFDYLIPLGLCTQEEKSLSKIELKPAKNFNLLITLPEGQQLLVKQERHNREGKTAGEFFDEWRIHNFFHRFSEINHIRSYCSEVLHFDAENSIIVFNYLSNYRDLADFYIKENFFPTEIAKIVGSILASIHRVSISRPEYREFFQNGENVSNQEPPNLYQGLDRITPEIYGRVPGDGLKFFALYQRYDSLGQAIADLASSFSAYCLTHNDLKLNNILISLDWEQAIFQQSFSGESVIRLIDWERCDWGDPANDLGNLLASYLQMWLYSIVVGKDIAIEESLRLATTPLQLLQPSMAALVASYLAEFPQVLEHRPDFLRRVIQFSGLALIRSIQAILQYEKRFGNSGICMLQVAKSLLCRPEASIRTIFGVQASDLYPTNLSRV
- a CDS encoding T3SS effector HopA1 family protein yields the protein MQLLDSLETQLSEVPEPLQTSLQDIIHKVEIQSHYRIQHPDYKPMELPESAIPGFQQLPLDLQNKFLSLQLRSFLYGIYYNGSLKSALAPDADTTNLALNQNLENNTLLGVDVAFYERLHESNRGEGYLSNDWLVIKEESNDVLMVYKNALKLHIQRNIHLQPAERNVTVGNSVAIRMPKNLVQNGFYMAIGNAASHQNKNIVRVYFNLTAEGAVAVMDALTTQLNSIDVPFSFKALYNPSDYGRCDSAVLYFDKNKYEAVHPVLERVYLEHQSYFQEEVPLFTKLIAPGLAIAEEPDDKFSDHESFGTHRCQIIANGLLESWLQGNDTPAKRITAVLQHFSLHKVELQHPYLNANSEDIYISLNL
- a CDS encoding peptidylprolyl isomerase codes for the protein MSNVLTVSPEDILDHIKLSCQIPSILEAIASRKIVENEAKQAGIEIGLEELQNAADNLRLANQLLKAEDTWAWLEKHYLSLDDLEKIVETTLLSTKLANHLFANKVEQFFYAHQLDYVGAVTYEVVLDDEDLALELFYALQEGEISFQEIARQYIQNIEIRRAGGYQGIRLRRDFRPEIAAAVFAANPPQILKPITTPKGVHIIVVEEIIKPQLDEQRRLQIIGELFANWLKTQIPPIEIGSNLTKVVNSETSKDIVMEV